The following proteins come from a genomic window of Flavobacterium crocinum:
- a CDS encoding UpxY family transcription antiterminator, translating into MNWYVVYTKPKWEKKVADKLKQAGIECYCPLITQIKQWTDRKKKIEIPLFSSYVFVQLADSERNSVFQVAGVVRYLFWLGKPAIVKNEEIEAIKTSLKAPNISDVSVSTIQVGDRIKLESGAFSNQNAIVQEISNNYYILVLETLGCVLKIKYK; encoded by the coding sequence ATGAATTGGTACGTAGTTTATACAAAACCGAAATGGGAGAAAAAAGTTGCTGATAAACTTAAACAAGCTGGAATTGAATGCTATTGCCCCTTAATTACTCAAATTAAGCAATGGACAGATCGAAAAAAGAAGATAGAAATACCGCTTTTTAGCTCTTATGTTTTTGTTCAGTTAGCAGATTCTGAAAGAAACTCGGTTTTTCAAGTTGCTGGAGTTGTCAGGTATTTATTCTGGTTAGGGAAACCTGCTATTGTAAAAAACGAAGAAATCGAAGCAATAAAAACAAGTCTTAAAGCTCCTAATATAAGTGATGTATCTGTTTCAACTATTCAGGTTGGAGACAGAATTAAACTAGAATCTGGGGCGTTTAGTAATCAAAATGCGATTGTTCAGGAAATTTCTAATAATTATTACATACTAGTATTGGAAACTTTAGGATGCGTTTTGAAAATAAAATATAAATAA
- a CDS encoding UDP-glucose 6-dehydrogenase, which yields MKITKICCIGAGYVGGPTMAVIAQKCPDIQVRVVDLNEQRIADWNDPNPENIPIYEPGLSEIVAEARGRNLFFSTDVDKAIDEAQMIFISVNTPTKTYGKGKGMAADLKYIELCARQIARVAKQNKIVVEKSTLPVRTAEAIKSILDNTGNGVQFQILSNPEFLAEGTAVTDLLNPDRILIGGDTTPEGEEAIEALLNVYANWVSKDRILTTNVWSSELSKLTANAFLAQRISSINAMSELCEKTGADVNEVAKAIGMDSRIGPKFLKASVGFGGSCFQKDILNLVYIAKSYGLSEVADYWEQVIVMNDHQKRRFSNKIVQTLYNTVADKKIAFLGWAFKKDTNDTRESAAIYVADDLINEQAKISVYDPKVSRTKMLADLNYLETRSEKDNNEFLNVFESAYQACNGAHAVAVLTEWDEFTTYDWQKIYDSMHKPAFVFDGRNILNAKELESIGFVYNGIGS from the coding sequence ATGAAAATTACAAAGATTTGCTGCATAGGTGCAGGATATGTTGGTGGACCAACAATGGCAGTTATTGCACAAAAATGCCCGGATATTCAGGTTAGAGTTGTCGATTTAAATGAACAAAGAATTGCCGACTGGAACGATCCTAATCCAGAAAATATTCCAATTTATGAACCGGGACTTTCGGAAATTGTAGCAGAAGCAAGAGGAAGAAATTTATTCTTCTCTACTGATGTTGATAAGGCAATAGATGAAGCTCAGATGATATTTATTTCAGTAAACACGCCAACCAAAACTTATGGAAAAGGAAAAGGAATGGCAGCTGATTTAAAATATATTGAATTGTGTGCAAGACAAATTGCGAGAGTAGCAAAGCAGAATAAAATTGTAGTAGAAAAATCTACTTTACCAGTAAGAACTGCAGAAGCTATTAAAAGTATATTAGATAATACAGGAAATGGAGTTCAGTTTCAAATACTATCTAATCCTGAATTTTTAGCAGAGGGAACAGCTGTTACTGATTTGTTAAATCCGGATAGAATTTTGATTGGAGGAGATACAACTCCTGAAGGAGAAGAAGCAATAGAAGCGCTATTAAATGTTTATGCAAACTGGGTAAGTAAAGATAGAATTTTAACAACAAATGTATGGTCTTCAGAATTGTCTAAGCTTACGGCTAATGCTTTTTTAGCACAACGTATTTCGTCTATTAATGCGATGTCTGAATTATGTGAAAAAACCGGAGCAGACGTAAATGAGGTTGCTAAAGCAATTGGAATGGATAGTAGAATTGGTCCAAAATTCCTAAAAGCATCTGTAGGTTTCGGAGGTTCATGCTTTCAAAAAGATATTTTAAATTTGGTTTACATTGCTAAGTCATATGGATTAAGTGAAGTTGCAGATTATTGGGAGCAGGTTATTGTTATGAATGACCATCAAAAAAGAAGATTTTCTAATAAAATTGTCCAAACATTATACAATACTGTAGCTGATAAGAAAATTGCATTTTTAGGGTGGGCTTTCAAAAAAGATACAAATGATACCAGAGAGTCAGCAGCAATCTATGTGGCAGATGATTTGATTAATGAGCAGGCTAAAATTTCAGTTTACGATCCAAAAGTTTCAAGAACTAAAATGCTGGCAGATTTAAATTATCTTGAAACGAGAAGCGAGAAAGATAATAATGAATTCTTAAATGTATTCGAAAGTGCTTATCAGGCATGTAACGGAGCGCATGCAGTTGCAGTTTTAACCGAATGGGATGAATTTACAACTTATGATTGGCAAAAGATTTATGATTCAATGCATAAACCGGCTTTTGTTTTCGACGGAAGAAATATTTTGAATGCTAAAGAATTAGAATCAATTGGTTTTGTCTACAATGGTATAGGTTCCTAA
- a CDS encoding SDR family oxidoreductase, translating to MGNSIKNTILITGGAGFIGSNLTEYFLASGYKVVCLDNFSTGHRHNLKDFLNNPDFRLIEGDIRKLEDCVLAVEGADYVLHQAALGSVPRSIKDPITTNDVNVSGFLNMLTAARDAKVKRFVYAASSSTYGDSQGLPKVEDVIGKPLSPYAITKYVNELYAEIFSKTYGLETIGLRYFNVFGRKQDPNGAYAAVIPKFVKQFMNYESPVINGDGNYSRDFTYIDNVIQMNELAMTSQNPAAVNSVYNTAFGDRKTLNDLVKYLKEYLSEFDSKIKDVPVIYGENRVGDIPHSLASIEKAKTRLGYNPKYSLQDGLKEAVEWYWNNLK from the coding sequence ATGGGAAACTCGATAAAAAATACAATTTTAATTACTGGTGGAGCTGGATTTATAGGGTCAAATTTGACGGAGTATTTTTTAGCATCAGGTTATAAAGTGGTTTGTCTTGATAATTTTTCGACAGGGCATAGACACAATTTAAAAGATTTTTTAAATAATCCTGATTTTAGATTAATTGAAGGAGATATTCGAAAACTGGAAGATTGTGTTTTGGCAGTAGAAGGAGCAGATTATGTTTTACATCAGGCAGCTTTAGGTTCTGTTCCACGATCGATAAAAGACCCAATAACAACAAATGATGTTAATGTTTCTGGATTTTTAAATATGCTTACAGCAGCTCGTGATGCAAAAGTAAAACGTTTTGTTTATGCAGCTAGTTCTTCGACTTATGGAGATTCTCAAGGGTTGCCAAAAGTAGAAGATGTAATAGGAAAGCCATTATCGCCATATGCAATTACTAAATATGTAAATGAGTTGTATGCGGAAATTTTCAGCAAAACATACGGATTAGAAACAATAGGATTGCGCTATTTTAATGTCTTTGGAAGAAAACAAGATCCAAATGGGGCTTATGCGGCGGTTATACCTAAATTTGTGAAGCAATTTATGAATTATGAAAGTCCCGTAATTAATGGAGACGGTAATTATTCTCGTGATTTTACATACATAGACAATGTAATTCAAATGAACGAATTGGCTATGACTTCTCAAAATCCGGCTGCTGTTAATTCAGTTTATAATACTGCATTCGGAGACAGGAAAACACTGAACGATTTAGTTAAATATTTAAAAGAATATTTGTCTGAGTTTGATTCAAAAATAAAAGATGTTCCTGTTATATATGGGGAAAATAGAGTAGGAGATATTCCGCACTCGCTGGCAAGTATTGAAAAAGCAAAAACTCGTTTAGGATATAATCCAAAATATTCTTTGCAAGATGGTTTGAAAGAAGCGGTTGAGTGGTATTGGAATAATTTAAAATAA
- a CDS encoding polysaccharide biosynthesis tyrosine autokinase — protein MLDIKDFSIFENHSNFDFKGFLLKIISYWKWFLISLIITFTIAYQVNIRKEKIYGMQTMISIKEQSNPFFTSNTSLVFNWGGVSDQVNGISTILKSRSHNELVVDKLQFYIDYLEQGKYNLIDSYGAVPFYVDIDKTKGQLANTLIKIKFLTENVYQIEVPFESNSVSLITYSNNTYSNTSVQLGSFLKKYKVGELVNLPFLNWKLQINDNPGFYKGKEYFVRFNDFDGTVSGYRGLSVDVDRGSASILNLSMQGTNKARMVDYLNATVKMLIKIQLDSKNQFATNTIRFIDSTLVAMESQLKQTGNELKTFQKDKNIFQIEDGGARVSDKIMNFDVEKDEITRKIAYYNSLKLYLNSSGDYSRLPAPSVAGIEDPNIVASVSKLIALSTQRSEMAYAVKSEKIFKDFDNQMQAIKNVLQENIVTAKSSLLYDLSLVNAKIGQAESTVRKLPVEQQELLKIKRKYDLNDNIYTEFLQKRNEAEIVKASNLSDIHFVDSAKDIGGGLIGPKTSVNYVMALFLGVLIPLLFVLGIFFINNSIQNTDDISKLTNIPLLGVVGLNKDSVNLAVFDKPKSALSEAFRGIRSSLQFLYKKQQLSGSKTLMITSSISGEGKTFCSINIATVFALSEKKTVIVGLDLRKPRLADEFGLTTPLGVVNYLIKQNSLVEITNSTPIPNLDVILSGPIPPNPSELILSDAMKELIDELKQKYDYVILDTPPVGLVSDSLELVQFSDVVLYIVRQNYTKKDMITLLNNRVKRGELTNVSIVLNGYENKAKYGGTYGYGYGYGAYSNGYHEEEVKLSFWKTLLNRFRKS, from the coding sequence ATGTTAGATATTAAAGATTTTTCCATTTTTGAAAATCATTCGAATTTTGATTTTAAAGGGTTTTTGTTAAAAATAATTAGCTATTGGAAGTGGTTTCTTATTAGCTTAATTATCACATTTACTATAGCATATCAGGTAAACATCCGCAAAGAGAAGATTTACGGAATGCAAACAATGATTTCAATAAAAGAACAAAGCAATCCATTTTTTACATCTAATACAAGTCTGGTCTTTAATTGGGGGGGAGTTTCGGATCAGGTAAATGGAATTTCTACTATTCTAAAATCAAGATCTCATAATGAATTAGTTGTAGATAAACTCCAATTTTACATTGATTATTTAGAGCAAGGAAAATATAATTTGATTGATTCATATGGTGCTGTTCCATTTTACGTTGATATAGATAAAACAAAAGGGCAGTTAGCTAATACATTAATAAAGATCAAATTCTTAACTGAAAATGTATACCAAATTGAAGTTCCTTTTGAAAGTAATTCGGTTTCTTTAATTACTTACAGCAATAATACTTACAGTAATACTTCTGTACAATTAGGAAGTTTTTTGAAAAAATATAAAGTTGGGGAACTTGTTAATCTCCCTTTTTTAAACTGGAAGCTTCAGATAAATGATAATCCGGGTTTTTATAAAGGGAAAGAATATTTTGTCAGGTTTAATGATTTTGATGGAACGGTTTCCGGATACAGAGGATTGAGTGTAGATGTAGATAGAGGAAGTGCATCTATACTAAATTTGTCAATGCAGGGAACCAATAAAGCAAGGATGGTAGATTATTTGAATGCTACTGTAAAAATGCTAATAAAAATACAGCTTGATAGCAAAAACCAGTTTGCGACAAATACAATCCGATTTATTGATAGCACTTTGGTTGCAATGGAATCTCAGTTAAAACAAACTGGAAATGAATTAAAAACTTTTCAAAAAGATAAAAACATTTTTCAAATTGAAGATGGCGGTGCTAGAGTTTCAGACAAAATAATGAATTTTGATGTTGAAAAAGATGAAATTACTCGCAAAATAGCCTACTATAACTCATTGAAATTGTATTTAAACAGTAGTGGAGATTATTCCAGATTGCCGGCACCTTCAGTTGCGGGAATTGAAGATCCAAATATTGTTGCAAGTGTTTCGAAACTTATTGCGCTTTCTACTCAGAGATCGGAAATGGCTTATGCGGTAAAAAGTGAAAAAATATTCAAAGATTTTGATAACCAGATGCAAGCAATAAAAAATGTTCTTCAAGAGAATATTGTTACAGCAAAGTCTTCTTTATTATATGATTTATCGTTGGTAAATGCAAAAATCGGTCAGGCAGAAAGTACAGTTCGTAAACTTCCTGTAGAGCAACAAGAACTATTGAAAATCAAAAGAAAATATGATTTAAATGATAATATTTATACTGAATTTCTTCAAAAGAGGAACGAGGCAGAAATAGTCAAAGCATCAAATTTATCAGACATTCATTTTGTTGATTCTGCAAAAGATATCGGTGGAGGTTTAATAGGGCCTAAAACATCTGTTAATTATGTAATGGCTTTGTTTTTAGGTGTTTTAATTCCTTTGTTATTTGTATTAGGGATTTTCTTTATCAATAACTCTATTCAGAATACAGATGACATTAGTAAACTAACCAATATACCGTTGCTTGGTGTGGTTGGTTTGAATAAAGATTCTGTTAATTTAGCTGTGTTTGATAAACCAAAATCAGCACTTTCTGAAGCCTTTAGAGGAATACGTTCTTCTCTTCAGTTTCTATATAAAAAACAACAGTTAAGCGGTTCAAAAACATTAATGATTACTTCTTCAATAAGTGGTGAGGGAAAAACATTTTGTTCTATCAATATTGCGACTGTTTTTGCTTTAAGTGAAAAGAAAACTGTAATTGTCGGTTTGGATTTAAGAAAACCAAGATTGGCGGATGAATTTGGATTAACAACGCCTCTTGGAGTTGTTAATTACTTGATAAAGCAGAATAGTTTGGTAGAAATAACTAATTCAACGCCTATTCCAAATTTAGATGTAATACTTTCAGGGCCAATTCCTCCAAATCCTTCAGAGCTTATTTTAAGTGATGCGATGAAAGAATTAATTGATGAGTTGAAGCAAAAGTACGATTATGTGATTTTGGATACACCTCCTGTTGGTTTGGTTTCAGATTCTTTAGAATTAGTTCAGTTTTCAGATGTTGTATTGTATATTGTAAGACAGAATTATACCAAAAAAGATATGATAACGTTGTTAAATAATAGAGTAAAACGTGGTGAATTAACCAATGTTAGTATTGTATTAAACGGTTATGAGAACAAAGCAAAGTATGGAGGTACTTATGGGTACGGATATGGCTATGGGGCTTATTCAAATGGCTATCATGAAGAAGAAGTGAAGCTTTCCTTTTGGAAAACACTTTTAAACAGATTTAGAAAAAGTTAA
- a CDS encoding polysaccharide biosynthesis/export family protein, translating into MTQKSFYLFLLISVLFTSCIPIKDLVYLQDKSTSNDQTAIAAVGSKPYRLQVNDVLSINIKAIDPKLVSIFNTTNTESGQAGKAESDLYFDGFTVDDHGNIRIPILGEVNVIGYTLEEVRINIEKKLLEEYFKSEANIFVTIKLAGFRYTINGEVGNTGTKTLFKDNVTILEAIANAGDITTVGNRKAVTVIRQTPTGVQMNDIDLTDVNVMKSPYYYLQPNDYIYVKPLRQKTWGTGQTGIQSIGTIITLLSLATTVYLIIRN; encoded by the coding sequence ATGACACAAAAGAGCTTTTATCTATTCTTGTTAATTTCGGTATTATTTACTTCTTGTATTCCGATAAAAGATTTGGTTTATCTTCAGGATAAAAGTACTTCAAACGATCAGACAGCTATTGCTGCAGTAGGATCTAAACCGTATCGATTGCAGGTTAATGATGTTTTGAGTATAAATATAAAAGCAATTGATCCAAAATTGGTTTCTATATTCAATACTACTAATACAGAAAGTGGTCAGGCAGGGAAAGCAGAATCGGATTTGTATTTTGATGGATTTACAGTCGATGATCACGGAAATATCCGAATACCTATTTTAGGAGAGGTAAATGTAATAGGCTATACGCTTGAAGAAGTTCGTATAAATATCGAAAAGAAATTATTAGAGGAATATTTTAAAAGTGAAGCGAATATTTTTGTAACTATAAAATTAGCTGGTTTTAGATATACAATTAATGGAGAAGTAGGGAATACTGGTACAAAAACTTTATTTAAAGATAATGTTACAATCTTGGAAGCAATTGCAAATGCGGGGGATATTACGACAGTAGGAAATAGAAAAGCTGTAACAGTAATTCGACAGACTCCAACAGGAGTTCAGATGAATGATATAGATCTTACTGATGTAAATGTCATGAAGTCTCCTTATTATTATTTGCAACCCAATGATTATATTTATGTAAAGCCTTTGAGGCAGAAAACATGGGGAACCGGACAAACCGGAATACAGTCCATTGGAACTATTATTACATTATTGTCATTGGCGACAACAGTTTACCTCATTATAAGAAATTAA
- the recR gene encoding recombination mediator RecR, with the protein MEFSSKLIEKAVNEMSQLPGIGKRTALRLVLHLLKQPKEQTAFLSQALLNMREDIKFCESCHNISDTQICEICANVLRTHETICVVEDIRDVMAIENTGQFKGIYHVLGGKISPIEGVGPNQLNISSLVEKAKSGKVTEIIFALSSTMEGDTTNFYIYKQIAELEITVSTIARGISVGDELEYADEVTLGRSILHRVPFEKTFKNN; encoded by the coding sequence ATGGAATTTTCATCAAAATTAATCGAGAAAGCGGTCAACGAAATGTCACAATTGCCTGGTATTGGCAAACGTACGGCACTTCGATTGGTTCTTCATTTGCTTAAGCAACCAAAAGAGCAGACTGCTTTTTTATCGCAGGCACTGTTAAACATGCGTGAAGATATTAAGTTTTGTGAGAGTTGTCATAATATTTCAGATACTCAAATTTGTGAGATATGTGCTAATGTTCTGAGAACTCATGAAACGATATGTGTGGTTGAAGATATTCGAGACGTAATGGCAATCGAAAACACAGGGCAGTTTAAAGGTATTTATCATGTTCTTGGTGGGAAGATTTCACCAATTGAAGGAGTTGGGCCAAATCAGTTAAATATTTCGAGTCTGGTAGAAAAAGCAAAATCAGGAAAAGTAACTGAAATTATTTTCGCTTTAAGCTCAACTATGGAAGGAGATACAACAAATTTTTATATCTATAAACAAATTGCAGAGCTTGAGATTACTGTTTCAACAATTGCACGAGGAATATCTGTTGGAGACGAACTGGAATATGCTGATGAAGTAACTCTGGGCAGAAGTATTTTGCATAGAGTTCCTTTTGAAAAAACTTTTAAAAATAATTAA
- a CDS encoding CoA-binding protein, with the protein MKSKKTLVIGASTNPERYSYRAVNMLVGKGHSVLAIGQKAGEVAGVKIQTKTIPVKNIDTITLYLNPVRQRDYYNYIIEAKPKRVVFNPGTENPELYQLLELNDIQVEVACTLVLLATNQY; encoded by the coding sequence ATGAAAAGTAAAAAAACATTAGTTATAGGTGCTTCAACAAATCCTGAGCGTTATTCTTATAGAGCAGTAAATATGTTAGTTGGAAAAGGACATTCGGTTTTAGCGATTGGACAAAAAGCAGGAGAAGTTGCAGGTGTCAAAATTCAGACTAAAACAATACCGGTTAAAAATATAGATACAATTACCTTGTATTTAAATCCTGTTCGTCAAAGAGATTATTACAATTATATTATTGAAGCAAAGCCAAAGCGAGTTGTTTTTAATCCAGGAACAGAAAATCCTGAATTATACCAATTATTAGAGCTAAATGATATTCAGGTAGAAGTGGCATGTACTCTTGTTTTATTAGCTACAAACCAATATTAG
- a CDS encoding MarC family NAAT transporter has product MELFIYLFAALFSVLNPIGTVPIFVGLTQHDSQKERSRISLWTAINVFIILLVSYFIGQYVLTFFGISIDALRIAGGIVIVNSGFSLLSGKFNKKRGINKKIENEAQHRNDIALTPLAIPMLAGPGSMSLLIAFYQEHHELNEIIISTLAILAIAVAIFAILKSAHYLARILGASGIVAISRIVGFIVISIGIQYIVSALVNIIKGNF; this is encoded by the coding sequence ATGGAATTATTTATTTACTTATTTGCCGCCTTATTTTCGGTATTAAACCCAATTGGCACTGTACCAATCTTCGTAGGATTAACGCAACATGATTCGCAAAAAGAAAGATCCAGAATCTCACTTTGGACTGCTATTAATGTTTTTATCATACTGTTGGTTTCTTATTTTATTGGCCAATATGTATTAACTTTTTTCGGAATTAGTATAGACGCTTTAAGAATTGCTGGTGGAATCGTAATTGTAAATTCCGGCTTCTCTCTGCTTTCGGGAAAATTCAATAAAAAACGAGGAATCAATAAAAAAATTGAAAATGAAGCTCAACACAGAAACGATATTGCACTAACACCTTTAGCAATTCCAATGCTTGCTGGTCCGGGTTCAATGTCACTTTTGATTGCTTTTTATCAGGAACATCACGAACTTAATGAAATTATCATTTCTACACTAGCCATCCTTGCTATTGCAGTTGCTATTTTTGCAATTCTAAAAAGCGCTCATTATTTGGCTAGAATATTAGGCGCCTCCGGAATTGTTGCTATTTCCAGAATTGTTGGTTTTATAGTTATTTCAATTGGAATTCAATATATAGTAAGTGCGCTTGTAAATATTATTAAAGGAAATTTTTAG
- the ctlX gene encoding citrulline utilization hydrolase CtlX, which translates to MRQTTNAIVMIRPVAFRMNEQTAVNNYYQKVLDGLLPSTVNAKAQQEFDAFVEKLRAVGVDVTVVEDTLETDTPDSIFPNNWVSFHENGDVALYPMFAENRRQERREDILDTLEEKGFEITNIMDYTSAEEDGIFLEGTGSLLLDRANGKAYCALSPRADEELFIEFCEDFDYAPVIFEAFQTVDGERKLIYHTNVMMCLGETFAVICADSIDDKKERKMVLDNLKHDGKEIILITEDQVNNFAGNMLEVSGKEDKRYIVMSASAHQSLNPKQIAQLENHAEILSSSLDTIEACGGGSARCMMAEVFLPRN; encoded by the coding sequence ATGAGACAAACAACAAATGCAATAGTAATGATTCGGCCAGTTGCTTTCAGAATGAATGAACAGACAGCCGTAAATAATTATTACCAAAAAGTGCTAGACGGATTGTTACCAAGTACAGTAAATGCAAAAGCCCAGCAGGAGTTTGATGCTTTCGTTGAGAAATTGAGAGCAGTTGGTGTCGATGTTACGGTAGTTGAAGATACTTTAGAGACAGATACTCCGGATAGTATTTTTCCAAACAATTGGGTTTCATTTCATGAAAATGGAGATGTTGCTTTGTATCCAATGTTTGCTGAAAATCGTCGTCAGGAACGTCGCGAAGATATTTTGGATACTTTGGAAGAAAAAGGATTTGAAATTACCAATATAATGGATTATACCTCTGCAGAAGAAGATGGTATTTTCTTGGAAGGAACAGGAAGTTTGCTGTTGGATCGTGCAAATGGAAAGGCGTATTGTGCTTTATCTCCAAGAGCCGATGAAGAATTATTTATAGAATTCTGTGAGGATTTTGATTATGCTCCGGTAATTTTTGAAGCTTTTCAAACAGTTGATGGCGAACGCAAACTGATTTATCATACTAATGTAATGATGTGCTTGGGTGAAACTTTTGCTGTTATTTGTGCAGATTCTATTGATGATAAGAAGGAGCGTAAAATGGTGCTGGATAATCTTAAGCATGATGGCAAAGAGATTATTTTGATTACAGAAGATCAGGTAAATAATTTTGCCGGAAATATGCTGGAAGTTAGTGGTAAAGAGGATAAAAGATATATTGTTATGAGTGCATCTGCTCATCAAAGTTTAAATCCAAAACAAATTGCGCAATTAGAAAATCATGCAGAAATTCTAAGTTCAAGTCTTGATACTATCGAAGCTTGTGGCGGCGGAAGTGCCAGATGTATGATGGCTGAAGTTTTCTTGCCGAGAAATTAA
- a CDS encoding dimethylarginine dimethylaminohydrolase family protein has product MLQLNVKNETSRLRAVVLGSAVHNGPTPTLEEAYDPKSLEHIKAGTYPVEKDMVAEMDAFNAVFQKYDVTVYRPEMIENYNQIFARDIGFVIDDVFVKSNILPDRERELDAIQYVIDQIDPSKVVRPPEEVHIEGGDVMLWNDHIFIGTYKGSDYKDYITARTNMHGVNYIKELFPNKIVKEFDLVKSKLEARDNALHLDCCFQPVGKDKGIIYKRGFREEADYLYLVNLFGKENLFHIERNEMYNMFSNVFSIDKDVVVSEKNFTRLNNWLRANGFTVEEIPYAEIAKQEGLLRCSTLPLIRD; this is encoded by the coding sequence ATGTTGCAATTAAATGTAAAGAACGAAACATCGAGACTTCGTGCTGTTGTTTTGGGTTCTGCTGTTCATAATGGGCCGACTCCAACACTTGAGGAAGCTTATGATCCTAAATCATTGGAACATATTAAGGCGGGAACTTATCCTGTAGAAAAAGATATGGTTGCTGAAATGGATGCTTTTAATGCTGTTTTCCAAAAATATGATGTAACTGTTTATCGTCCTGAAATGATTGAAAATTACAATCAGATTTTTGCCAGAGATATTGGTTTTGTAATTGATGATGTTTTTGTGAAATCGAATATTTTGCCGGATCGTGAACGTGAATTAGATGCAATTCAATATGTAATCGATCAAATTGATCCTTCAAAAGTAGTACGTCCACCAGAAGAAGTTCACATTGAAGGTGGTGATGTTATGCTTTGGAATGATCATATTTTTATTGGCACCTATAAAGGAAGTGACTATAAAGATTATATCACGGCCAGAACAAATATGCATGGTGTTAATTATATTAAGGAATTATTTCCAAATAAAATTGTCAAAGAATTTGATTTAGTGAAGTCGAAATTAGAAGCCCGTGATAATGCTTTGCATTTAGACTGCTGTTTTCAGCCTGTTGGAAAAGATAAAGGAATTATCTATAAAAGAGGTTTTAGGGAAGAAGCTGACTATTTGTATTTAGTGAATCTTTTTGGAAAAGAAAATTTGTTTCATATCGAGAGAAATGAAATGTATAATATGTTTTCAAACGTCTTTTCGATTGATAAAGATGTTGTAGTTTCTGAAAAGAATTTTACAAGATTAAATAACTGGCTTCGCGCAAATGGTTTTACGGTTGAAGAAATTCCGTATGCAGAAATTGCAAAACAAGAAGGTTTGTTGAGATGTTCAACATTGCCATTAATTAGAGACTAA